The Pseudodesulfovibrio sp. zrk46 genome contains a region encoding:
- the rpsU gene encoding 30S ribosomal protein S21, with product MPGVYLDDSDNFDISLRRFKKQVEKAGILSELKKRQHYEKPSVQKKKKKAAAKKRLAKKMRKMRGM from the coding sequence TTGCCCGGCGTTTATCTCGACGATAGCGACAACTTCGATATATCCCTGCGTCGTTTCAAGAAGCAGGTTGAAAAGGCAGGTATTCTGTCTGAATTGAAGAAGCGTCAACACTATGAAAAGCCCAGCGTGCAGAAGAAGAAAAAGAAAGCTGCCGCAAAGAAGAGGCTTGCAAAGAAAATGCGCAAAATGCGTGGAATGTAG
- a CDS encoding GatB/YqeY domain-containing protein, whose product MSLSKQIDKDYIEAYKAKATVKVAVLRHLKTAIKNRMVDEKSDSLSDDAVLDLIAKQVKQRKDAFDQYTKAGRDDLAKTEADELTALEQYMPKQLADDELSEAIDKVISNTGASSMADMGKVMGAVLAAHKGQVDGKKASDMVKAKLS is encoded by the coding sequence ATGAGTCTGTCCAAGCAAATAGACAAGGACTACATCGAGGCCTACAAAGCCAAAGCTACGGTAAAAGTGGCCGTCTTGAGGCATCTCAAGACGGCCATTAAAAACCGTATGGTAGATGAAAAGTCCGATTCTCTGTCCGACGATGCGGTCCTTGACCTGATTGCCAAACAGGTAAAACAGCGCAAGGACGCTTTTGATCAATACACTAAGGCCGGTCGCGATGATCTCGCAAAGACCGAAGCCGATGAACTGACTGCTCTTGAGCAATACATGCCTAAACAGTTGGCCGACGATGAGCTCTCCGAAGCTATTGACAAGGTCATCTCTAACACTGGTGCTTCCAGCATGGCAGATATGGGCAAAGTCATGGGTGCAGTGCTCGCAGCACATAAAGGCCAGGTCGACGGCAAGAAAGCCAGCGACATGGTCAAGGCCAAGCTTTCGTAA
- a CDS encoding Smr/MutS family protein has translation MESRTHQVLEFPKILKVLSGFAVSESGASACLKIKPLNALDDIHKAATLFAQAASWAGESGFRIKSFPDLDGMFAYLDNMKGVLDQDDLFALKQVLDTTRISRDSLRNFEDRGWDYLWASLFAYEWPTKTVSAINRCLDPEGRIKDESSPDLMAVRQEIRSIHQRCTKRVKDFVLRENMSHALQDEFMTISSDRYVLPLKVNFKNKTKGIIHDYSQTGETCYFEPMFLVETNNRLQELKREEREEEYKVLKYLTELIRQEQCGVFEAYHGLVGLDVLMAKVALATRYDGRAIEIVESGSPVLIKTRHPLLALAEEDVQPVNIELLEGQKALVVSGGNAGGKTVCLKTVGLIALMSFAGLPVPAAEGSSLPLWTDIFVVMGDEQSLEENVSTFTAQIQYLKRVWDKVDGQTLFILDEFGAGTDPTQGAALAQAVIDSLVERNATTFIATHFPALKAYAMASESVRAASVLFDPGTKKPLFKIAYDQVGASIALDVAREHGLPGVILERAEKYLLLDGSDTTSVLDRLNEMAVKREAELDAVEKERTKLQKKRDRLEEHFEKERTKILNDIQSQAQDVVKQWQADKLGRKEARKKLAQVREKVINVGPSKKNQPTFSFEDIVPGKKVSYLAWNKSGTVLEINDRKKQAKVDINGVAMWVKADHLGPADKSSKLQATGSKKGKSKTVASSDMVVEVDLRGNRADMALSQLERALDDALRKGAGKMEIVHGRGTGALRREVHEFLKHYPAVANFSLANEERGGDGMTEVTLK, from the coding sequence ATGGAGTCCAGAACACATCAGGTATTGGAATTCCCCAAAATTCTAAAAGTACTATCCGGTTTCGCCGTGTCTGAATCCGGCGCTTCTGCGTGCTTGAAAATTAAGCCACTTAATGCCTTGGATGATATCCATAAGGCCGCAACTCTATTTGCGCAGGCTGCTTCATGGGCAGGGGAGTCTGGTTTCCGCATCAAGTCTTTTCCCGATCTGGATGGCATGTTCGCCTATCTTGATAACATGAAAGGAGTGCTCGACCAGGATGATCTCTTCGCTCTCAAACAAGTATTAGATACCACTCGTATCTCCCGTGACTCCCTGCGGAACTTCGAAGATCGCGGGTGGGATTACTTATGGGCTTCTTTATTTGCCTATGAGTGGCCGACCAAAACCGTTTCTGCCATAAACCGTTGTTTGGATCCTGAAGGACGCATCAAAGACGAAAGTTCTCCGGACTTGATGGCTGTGCGCCAAGAAATTCGATCCATACATCAACGCTGTACTAAACGCGTCAAGGATTTCGTACTACGTGAAAATATGAGTCACGCCTTGCAGGACGAATTCATGACGATTTCGTCCGATCGCTATGTACTGCCACTAAAGGTCAATTTTAAGAATAAAACTAAGGGTATTATTCACGATTATTCGCAGACTGGTGAAACTTGTTATTTCGAACCGATGTTCCTGGTGGAGACCAATAATCGTCTCCAAGAACTTAAGCGCGAAGAGCGCGAGGAAGAGTATAAGGTCCTCAAATATCTTACGGAACTTATTCGTCAGGAACAATGCGGTGTTTTTGAAGCATACCACGGATTGGTTGGCCTTGATGTGCTTATGGCCAAAGTTGCTTTAGCGACTAGATACGATGGCCGAGCCATTGAGATTGTGGAATCCGGTTCACCAGTCCTGATAAAAACCCGTCATCCTTTGTTGGCTTTGGCAGAAGAAGATGTCCAGCCAGTCAACATTGAACTACTTGAAGGACAAAAAGCACTGGTTGTAAGTGGTGGTAATGCTGGTGGTAAGACCGTCTGTCTCAAGACCGTGGGCCTTATCGCATTGATGTCGTTCGCTGGACTTCCGGTACCAGCGGCAGAGGGCAGTTCCTTGCCACTTTGGACTGATATTTTTGTTGTAATGGGTGATGAGCAATCTCTTGAAGAAAATGTCTCCACTTTTACAGCTCAGATCCAATATCTAAAGCGTGTCTGGGACAAAGTAGACGGACAAACACTATTCATTCTTGATGAATTTGGAGCAGGTACAGACCCTACACAGGGCGCAGCTCTTGCACAGGCTGTAATTGATTCATTAGTTGAACGCAATGCAACGACATTCATTGCAACACACTTTCCGGCTTTGAAGGCCTATGCAATGGCTTCCGAATCCGTCCGCGCTGCGAGCGTCCTGTTTGATCCTGGCACTAAAAAGCCTTTATTTAAAATTGCTTATGATCAGGTGGGCGCATCCATTGCACTAGACGTTGCCCGTGAACACGGTTTGCCAGGTGTCATTCTTGAGAGGGCTGAAAAGTATTTACTTCTAGACGGCTCGGATACAACCTCTGTTTTGGACCGACTCAATGAGATGGCAGTCAAACGGGAAGCAGAACTGGATGCTGTCGAAAAGGAACGTACCAAGCTACAGAAAAAACGTGACCGCCTTGAAGAGCATTTTGAAAAAGAGCGCACAAAAATTTTAAACGACATACAGTCGCAGGCACAGGACGTAGTCAAGCAATGGCAAGCTGACAAACTGGGCCGTAAAGAAGCACGAAAGAAATTAGCACAGGTGCGCGAAAAAGTTATAAATGTCGGTCCATCAAAGAAAAATCAACCAACCTTTTCTTTTGAGGATATTGTCCCCGGCAAAAAAGTATCGTATCTCGCATGGAATAAGTCTGGAACCGTCTTAGAAATAAATGACCGTAAAAAACAGGCCAAGGTTGATATCAACGGCGTAGCTATGTGGGTCAAGGCTGACCACCTTGGTCCGGCAGACAAGTCATCGAAGTTGCAGGCTACAGGCTCAAAAAAGGGTAAATCCAAGACTGTAGCATCGTCAGACATGGTGGTTGAAGTCGATCTGCGAGGAAATCGAGCAGACATGGCGCTGTCCCAACTTGAACGAGCTTTGGATGATGCGCTTCGTAAAGGGGCAGGAAAGATGGAGATAGTACATGGACGTGGCACAGGCGCACTACGCCGAGAAGTGCATGAATTCCTCAAGCACTATCCGGCTGTTGCAAACTTCTCCCTAGCCAACGAAGAACGTGGCGGGGACGGCATGACCGAAGTCACGTTGAAGTAA